CTGCCCCGGGTCGTGCTGCGGGTCTGCGACGCTGACGAGGTCTCGTACCACCGCCTCCGAGCCAGGAGTACCCATGACGGACACCGCGCCGGGTCATCCCCGGCCGATCGCTCCGGTCGGCCATGTCGAGCCGGTCCCCCGGCGCATCCGCGCCTTCGTGGGCGGGCGTGCGGTGCTCGATACCGTACGGGCGCGGTACGTATGGGAATGGCCGGGCTACCCGCAGTACAGCATCCCGCTCGAAGACGTGGCCGAGGGCGCCCTCCGCGACGAGGAGCACGTCCAACGGCTCACACCGGGCACGGCCCGGCGGCACGCGCTGGTGGCCGACGGTGTCTCGCGGCCCGCCGCCGCGTGGGTGTGGGCCGACGACGCGCCAGGAGACCTCGCAGGCACGGTCCGATTCGAGTGGGACGCGCTCGACGCGTGGTTCGAGGAGGACGAGGAGGTCTTCGTCCACCCGAGGAACCCCTACACCCGGGTGGACGCGCTCCGTTCGAGCCGGCCAGTGCGTGTCGAGCGGGACGGCGTGGTGCTGGCGGACGCGCCCTCGTCGGTGATGGTGTTCGAGACCGGCCTGCCGACCCGCTACTACCTCGACCGTACGCACGCCGACCTCACGCGCCTGGTGCCCTCCGACACCGTCACCGCCTGCCCGTACAAGGGCCGGACGAGCGCCTACTGGTCGGCGGACACCGGCACGGCCACCCACAAGGACCTGGCCTGGTCCTACGACTTCCCGACCCGCCAACTGGCGCCCATCGCCGGGCTCGTCTGCTTCTACAACGAGCGGGTCGACACGCACGTCGACGGGACACTGCTGCCTCGGGCTGCCCCGGCCGACCGGGCGGCCTTCGAAGCGGCGCGTACCCGAACGGATACGAAGTCGGCCACCTGATCGAGGAGTTGCCGGCCGGGGCTCAGCGCCGGCGGAACGTCAGCCCGAGACGGGGCAGTGCCCGGCAGCGCAGGAAGTAGGCGAGATGTGTGCGGGGCCACTGGGTGACATTGGCTCCTGAGGGTGCGTGGTAGTAGTTGTTGCATCCTGCCTCCATCGCCGACGCGTGGCGGTCGAACTGGCGGTCCAGCCACCGCACATAGCGCTCCAGCGCGCGCTCCCGGGTGTCCACCGCCTTCCATCCGCGGCGGCGGACCTTACGGATGGCACGGGCGGCCACGTCTGCCTGGCGTTCGAGCTGGGCGATGATGGAGAAGCCGCCGTTGGTGTTGGGGCCGTACAGGATGAAGAAGTTGGGGAAGCCGGGCACGGTCACCCCGAGGAACGCCCGGGGGCGGTCCCCCCACGCCTCCTGGATCTCCCTGCCGTCCGTGCCCGTGACGGTGAAGGACGAGAGGAAGCGGGTGGGCTGGAATCCGGTGCTCAGTATGAGGACGTCCACTTCGTGTTCCTCGCCCCCGCTGTCCACCACGCCGGTGGCGGTGACCTCACGTACCGGGTGCGGCACCAGCGTCACATGGTCCTGATTGAACGCCGGGTAGTAGGTCGAGGCGTAGATCGGCCGTTTGCACCCCCACGGGTAGTCCGGGGTGAGCGCGGCGCGGGTGGTGGGGTCCTGGACGGACGTCTCCAGATACCGCAGGCACAGTTCCCGCATCCGCTTCTGGGCCCGGCCGCCGGCGTCGTACGCGCGGAAGCGCCGCGTCGATTCGTGGAAAAGCCGCAGCCGGTAGAGGCGCCGGTGGAGCGGGCTGCGCCGGAACCGGGCGCGTTCGGCCTCTGTGAAGGCGCGTTCGCCCTTGGGTTCCACCCAGCCGGGTTCGCGCTGGAAGACGTAGAGCCGTGCCGCGCTGTCCGCCACCACCGGCACGATCTGGACGGCCGTCGATCCGGTGCCCACCACCGCGACGCGCCTGCCCGCCAGTTGGACCTTCTCGTCCCATCGCGCGGTGTGGAAGGAGTCTCCGGTGAAGCCGTCGAGACCGGGCCAGTCCGGGTAGCGGGGCACGTTGAGCAGTCCTACGGCGCTGATGACGAACTGGCACCGGTACCCGGCGCCCCGTGCCGTCCGCACCCGGTGCCGGCCGCTCTCCTCGTCCCAGGTCACCGACTCCACGCGGGTCCCCAGCCGGAGCCTGGCGCGGAGCCCGAAGCGGTCGAGGACCGTCTCGGCGTATCGCTGGAGCTCCGGCTGGGTGGCGTGGGTGCGGGGCCAGTCGTGGTCGGTGAAGGAGAAGGAGTACGCGTGGGAGGGGATGTCCACCTCGCAGCCGGGATAGCGGTTGTCCCACCAGGTGCCTCCCGGGCCCTCGGACTGTTCCAGGATCACGAAGTCCTCGACGCCGGCCCGTATCAGTCTGACGGCGGCGGCGATGCCGCCGAAGCCGCCGCCGATGATGACGACACCGGTGGATTCGGGCTCGGACGCGGACTGTTCGGCACCCATCAGGTCCGCTCCTCTGCCGGCGGGCGGATGGCGTACACGCTCAGCTGGAGGGCGATCAGGGTGTAGAAGCCCACCAGGGTGGTGACTTCGAACAGACCCGGCGCACCGAGGACGCGGTCCGCCGCCGCGTAGTCGGCGTCGTCCAGGCCGCCGGTCTCCAGCAGTTTCCGGGCCACCTCGACAGCGGTCCGTTCGCGGGTGTCGGTGGTCTCCGGCAGGTGTCCCGCGCAGAGCGTCCCGGTCTCCGCCCCGGTCAGCCCCGCCCGGACGGCGGCCAACCGGTGGGCGTACAGCTCGAAGGGGCTCGCGTGGTGCTGTGCCACGGTCAGGATGACGGCCTCCCGGCAGCGGGCCGGCAGGGTCATGTCGTAGCTGATCGCCGCTCCGAGCTTCTCCAGCCCCGCCCCGAGCCGGGGCTGGAGAAGCCATGCCCGGGTGGGCCCGTTCAGCAGCCCGCGGTCGTCGAGGAGCGGGAACGCCGGCGGGTGCTCCGCACGCCGCCCGAGTGCGATCTCGTCGTGCAGGCTGCGCTGTTCGGCGGTGGGCGGTCCCGGCAGCGCCCCGTCGAGTCGGCTCATCGGGCCGGCTCCGGGTCGTCCGGCATCGGGTACTCGTCCGCGTTGAGCACCCAGCCCGCCATCAGGGAGAAGTCCCTGCGGGGCGGGGCGAAGAGGTCGATGAGGTGGTTGGTCTCCTTGCCCATGGCCTGGCTGGTGTGCACGACGGGCGGGGGTATCACCGTGAGGGACGGCGCGCCGCAGTGCTCGTGGTCGTCCTCCCGCCACTGCCCAAGGTCGGTGGTCCACGGCCAGCGCAGATGGTGGACGAACTCACCGTCGATGATCAGCGAGCACTGCTCGAAGTCGTCGTGGGAGTGGGGCGACATCTTGGTGGTGTCGCGGGGGCCGGTGCGCGGCCGGGGGGCGTTCACCATGAAGGAGGAGCAGCGGAAGATACGGAACGGCGGGTTCTCCAGACTGGGGACGTCCAGCCGGTAGGTGCGGACGCGGTACCCGCCGGCGGGCTCCGGCCAGGGGATCAGCGGTGCCACGTGGGGATGCGGCTGCTCGTACGAGCCGGCGTTGGCGGCTCTGGCGGCCAGTGCCTCGGACCGGGTGGTGGCGATCGTGACGGCCCGGCCGGTGCCGCGCAGCGTGAGGGTGGCGGGGCCCGGGGGCATGAAGGTGAGGGTGTGCCCGGAGACCTCCGTGCTCTCGCCGCCCGACTCGATCGTGGCGCCGACCGTGTCCTCGGGCAGGAGCAGGGCGTGCTCGTCGGGGCCGCCGGGGTGTTCGAGGACGGTCTCGCCGGTGATCTGGGTGTAGCCGGTCACCAGATGCTGGCTGCGGGCGTACCAGGTGTGGGCGTTGTCGTCCCGGGTGGTCGGCGGCAGTTCGTAGAACCGTACGTAGTCGGCCTCGGCGGCCTGCCGGGGGCTGTCGGTTCCGGTGCTCGGGCTTGCGGTCGGGGCGGTTCGCAGCGCCGACCGGGCGTCGCCGGGGTGGTAGACCATGGGTGTCCTCTCAGGACCGGGGTTCCGGGCGGTGTGTCTGGCTGCGGGCCTGCCGGCAGAGCCGGGCGGCGGCGTCGCCGAAGATGTGGGCGTCGTTGCTGACCATCACGTAGGAGAAGCCCTGTTCGGCGGCGCGGGCGGCGGCAGGGGCGTCCCGCACGGCAGTCCCGCAGGGAACACCACGGGCGGCGGCCGCTCGCAGCAGTTCGCCGGTGAGGCGTGCCAGGAGCGGGTCGCCCGGGGTGAGTCCGCTGGAGAGCGTGAGGTCGCCGGTGCCGAGGAAGACCGCGTTCAGCCCGGGGGTGTCGAGAATGGCCTCGGCGTTCTCCAGTGCGGACAGGTCCTCCAACTGCGGGATGCGCAGGGTCTCCTCGTCCCCGCGCCGCAGGTAGTCGGCGGTGCTGTACAGTCCCCAGGTCCCGGCGCGGGAGGTGGTGCCGAGTCCCCGTGTCCCACGGGGTGGGAAGAGCATGGAACCGACCGCTTCGGCGGCCTGTTCGGCGCTGCTCACATGGGGGACGAGGATGCCGTCGACCCCCATGTCGAGGACCCGTTGTATATGACTGCCGCCGCGGTCGGGGACGCGTACGAGCACCCGCATGCCGAGACCGTGGGCGACGGTCGTCGTCCGGTAGGCGGCCTCCAGTGTCATCGGGCTGTGCTCCATGTCCACCACGACGAAGTCGTAGCCCGCGTGGGCCAGCAGTTCGACGGTCTCCAGGGCGGGGATTTTGATCCAGGTGCCGATCAGTGGCGGGCCGGCCGATTCGCCGAGTCTTTCGAGCATGCGCATGGACCGCGCTCCTTCGTGAGTGAGGGGCGGCTGCCTACCCGTTGCGACGACAGTGCGTTGCGCGATACGGGATGTGCATCCTGGTATGCGGAATGCAGTGAAGCTAGGATCCGCCGCGCTCCGCTGTCAAGGGGTTGATATGCGCCAAAGAAACATTCTCGAAAACTGGCAGACGCATTGACAGCGAGGGACAGGGGCGCTTTAAAGTCCGCTGTACCGCATAGTCGAACAGCGAAACCACAATGCGGAACAACTTCGAAGGAGACCTTGATGGCCTCTGCGCAGCGGGAGTCCTCCACCACCGGGACCGAGTCCTCCACCGGGGACATCCAGGTGATCGCGCGCGCCGTTCAGGTCCTCAGACTGCTCAGCGGGAGCGAGACCATCGACCTCGCCACCGCCGCGCAGGAACTGGGGGTCGGGAAGTCAACCGCCCATCGCTATCTGGCGTCCATGGAGAACCACGGACTGCTCCAGCGCCGCGATCGCACCTCGTACGAGTTCGGCGCCCTGCTGGCCGAGCTGGGGACCACGGCCCTCTCCCGGCTGGGGGTGATCGACCTCGCCCGCCCGATCATGGAAGAGATCAGCGTCCATGTGCGGCACACAGTAGTCCTGGGGATCTGGAACGGCCATGCCCCCGTCGTGGCCCAGGTCTGCGAGGACTCCGGCCGTACCGCCCACGTGTCGATCCGGGTGGGCAGTGTGCTGCGCCGTTCCACGGCCCAGTCCGTGGTCTTCCGGGCCTTCCGCGACGAGTCCTTCCACCGCTTCCGGCCCGGCGCCCAACTGGCGGACGCGACGGAGGACGAGCTTGCGGAGGTGCGCCGTACCGGTATCGCCGTCCGCGCCAGCGTCGACGAGGGAGTACGGGCTGTGGCGACCCCGGTGCGGGACGCCAACGGCCTGGTGGTGGCGACTCTCGCGGTGGTCGGGATCTCGCAGTTCGTTCCGGAGCGCAACGACAGTCCTGTCGCGAAGGCCCTGCTGACCGGCGCCGCGACGATCCAACGAGAGATGAGAAACCCGCTCGCACACGACGTGGAGACCGGCTAGTACCGGCGCGGTCCCCCGGCCCCGGCCGGCGGACCGCGCGAGATCCCCGTGACCACGGTCTGCTCCAACGGGTGTGGGACACAACGGGTGTCCCACACGAGAAAGGCTAGATCATGAGGACACGCTATTTCCTCGCGCTGGTCACGGCGGGAACCCTGACACTCACGGCCTGCGGCTCCGGCAGTGGATCCGACGACGACCGGACGCTGACCTGGGCCAGCACCGGAGGACAGTTCCAGGAGGACGAGAAGACAGCCCTCCAGGAACCGTTCACCGCGGCGACCGACACCGCCTTCAAGAACGTCAGCCCCGCCGATCCCGCGCAGGTCCGCGCCATGGTGAAGTCGGGGCGGACCATCTGGGACCTGGCCAACATGAGCTGGATCTACGCGGGCGCCTACTGCGGCACGTTGTACGAGAAGCTCGACCATCCCGATCTCGACCGGGACCTCTTCCCCAAGGGCACCACCGGCGACTGCTTCGTCCCCACCTACCGGTTCGCCAATGTCTTCAGCTACAACGAGGACCTCTTCCCGGGCAAGAAGCCCAGCACCATCAAGGACTTCTTCGACACCAAGGGGTTCCCCGGCAAGCGCATCGTCTTCGACTACCCGAAGAACGGACTGCTGGAAGCCGCGCTGGTCAGCGATGGCGTCAAGCCCGATGAGCTCTACCCGCTCGACGTGGACCGCGCGTTCCGCAAGCTGGACACCATCAAGAGCCAGCTGATCTTCGCCCCGAGCTACGGTGCGGTCCAGCAGATGCTCGTCGACAAGCAGGCGAGCATGGTCATCACCGTCACCGCCCGTGCCATAGCCGCCGCCGACAGCGGGGCCAACCTGAAGGCGGTCTGGGACTTCAACACCACCGACATCGGTGCGCTCGTCATCCCCAAGGGCTCCCCCCGGAGCAAGCTGGCGCAGGACGCCATCGCGTTCGCTGTCGAACCCGAGCAGGCCAAGGAGTACGCCAAGCTCACCGGCACCGCCCCGGCCCGCGTCGACATCGACATCAACTCCGTCGACTACTCCGACCGCCAGAAGTCCTTCAACGCCTTCCTGCCCGACCGGGGCCGGCTGACCGAGCAGAGCAAGGAGTGGTGGATCGAGCACACGGACGAGGTGCTTGAGCGCTGGACCGAATGGAAGGTCGGCTGACCACCATGACGACCCGAGTCACCCCGCGCCCGGCCCCGCCCACGCGGCGTCTCGCGCGGGGGACCCCCGGGCGGGAACGCGCCTCCGGGCTGCTGCTCCTGCTGCCCGCGCTCATCGCCCTGACCCTGCTGTTCGTACTGCCGCTGCTGAACGTCGCGTTCCAGAGCGTCACCGAGCCCGACACCGGCCTCGGCAACTACGCCAGGCTCTTCACCGACGGCTACACCCTGGGCGTGCTCGGGCGGACCCTGTTGGTGGCGCTGGTGGTGGCGGTCGTCGGACTCCTCATCGCCTACCCCTACGCCTACGCCATGACGCTGGTCGGCCCCGCCGCGCGGGCGCTCATGGTGACGCTGGTCCTCGTGCCGTTCTGGACGAGCATGCTGGCCCGGAACTACGCCTGGCTGGTGCTGATGCAGGACGGCGGCCTGGTACAGCGCCTGCTGCGGCCCTTCGGTCTCGGCGACGTCACCCTGCTGGGCAGCACCACGGGCGTGGCGGTGTCCATGACCCAGGTGATGCTGCCCTTCCTGGTGCTTCCGATGTACAGCGCCATGCAGCACATCGACCGGCGGCTGCTGGACGCGGGCCAGAGCCTGGGCGCCAGTCGCGCGCGGGCCTTCCG
The nucleotide sequence above comes from Streptomyces sp. NBC_01716. Encoded proteins:
- a CDS encoding IclR family transcriptional regulator; this translates as MASAQRESSTTGTESSTGDIQVIARAVQVLRLLSGSETIDLATAAQELGVGKSTAHRYLASMENHGLLQRRDRTSYEFGALLAELGTTALSRLGVIDLARPIMEEISVHVRHTVVLGIWNGHAPVVAQVCEDSGRTAHVSIRVGSVLRRSTAQSVVFRAFRDESFHRFRPGAQLADATEDELAEVRRTGIAVRASVDEGVRAVATPVRDANGLVVATLAVVGISQFVPERNDSPVAKALLTGAATIQREMRNPLAHDVETG
- a CDS encoding HpcH/HpaI aldolase family protein codes for the protein MRMLERLGESAGPPLIGTWIKIPALETVELLAHAGYDFVVVDMEHSPMTLEAAYRTTTVAHGLGMRVLVRVPDRGGSHIQRVLDMGVDGILVPHVSSAEQAAEAVGSMLFPPRGTRGLGTTSRAGTWGLYSTADYLRRGDEETLRIPQLEDLSALENAEAILDTPGLNAVFLGTGDLTLSSGLTPGDPLLARLTGELLRAAAARGVPCGTAVRDAPAAARAAEQGFSYVMVSNDAHIFGDAAARLCRQARSQTHRPEPRS
- a CDS encoding DUF427 domain-containing protein, with translation MTDTAPGHPRPIAPVGHVEPVPRRIRAFVGGRAVLDTVRARYVWEWPGYPQYSIPLEDVAEGALRDEEHVQRLTPGTARRHALVADGVSRPAAAWVWADDAPGDLAGTVRFEWDALDAWFEEDEEVFVHPRNPYTRVDALRSSRPVRVERDGVVLADAPSSVMVFETGLPTRYYLDRTHADLTRLVPSDTVTACPYKGRTSAYWSADTGTATHKDLAWSYDFPTRQLAPIAGLVCFYNERVDTHVDGTLLPRAAPADRAAFEAARTRTDTKSAT
- a CDS encoding carboxymuconolactone decarboxylase family protein, with the protein product MSRLDGALPGPPTAEQRSLHDEIALGRRAEHPPAFPLLDDRGLLNGPTRAWLLQPRLGAGLEKLGAAISYDMTLPARCREAVILTVAQHHASPFELYAHRLAAVRAGLTGAETGTLCAGHLPETTDTRERTAVEVARKLLETGGLDDADYAAADRVLGAPGLFEVTTLVGFYTLIALQLSVYAIRPPAEERT
- a CDS encoding flavin-containing monooxygenase — protein: MGAEQSASEPESTGVVIIGGGFGGIAAAVRLIRAGVEDFVILEQSEGPGGTWWDNRYPGCEVDIPSHAYSFSFTDHDWPRTHATQPELQRYAETVLDRFGLRARLRLGTRVESVTWDEESGRHRVRTARGAGYRCQFVISAVGLLNVPRYPDWPGLDGFTGDSFHTARWDEKVQLAGRRVAVVGTGSTAVQIVPVVADSAARLYVFQREPGWVEPKGERAFTEAERARFRRSPLHRRLYRLRLFHESTRRFRAYDAGGRAQKRMRELCLRYLETSVQDPTTRAALTPDYPWGCKRPIYASTYYPAFNQDHVTLVPHPVREVTATGVVDSGGEEHEVDVLILSTGFQPTRFLSSFTVTGTDGREIQEAWGDRPRAFLGVTVPGFPNFFILYGPNTNGGFSIIAQLERQADVAARAIRKVRRRGWKAVDTRERALERYVRWLDRQFDRHASAMEAGCNNYYHAPSGANVTQWPRTHLAYFLRCRALPRLGLTFRRR
- a CDS encoding extracellular solute-binding protein, which codes for MRTRYFLALVTAGTLTLTACGSGSGSDDDRTLTWASTGGQFQEDEKTALQEPFTAATDTAFKNVSPADPAQVRAMVKSGRTIWDLANMSWIYAGAYCGTLYEKLDHPDLDRDLFPKGTTGDCFVPTYRFANVFSYNEDLFPGKKPSTIKDFFDTKGFPGKRIVFDYPKNGLLEAALVSDGVKPDELYPLDVDRAFRKLDTIKSQLIFAPSYGAVQQMLVDKQASMVITVTARAIAAADSGANLKAVWDFNTTDIGALVIPKGSPRSKLAQDAIAFAVEPEQAKEYAKLTGTAPARVDIDINSVDYSDRQKSFNAFLPDRGRLTEQSKEWWIEHTDEVLERWTEWKVG